The Trichomycterus rosablanca isolate fTriRos1 chromosome 15, fTriRos1.hap1, whole genome shotgun sequence genome contains a region encoding:
- the slc2a15b gene encoding solute carrier family 2 member 15b, which translates to MAEEVLIEPSGKIKGHLTWSLLAAAFLSSFGSSMLYGYNLAVVNSPAQYIKEFFNQTALRRNGSGLSKDTITVLYSITVSIFAIGGLVGSITVGMLVTKFGRKGTLVKSSILVFIAGGLMGFSRLSGIPELIIIGRFITGIHSGISLSVVPMFLGEIAPKSLRGFLGFVPSIFICVGVFIAQILGLHEVLGKEEHWPLFLSLIVIPTFIQLMLLPWFPESPRYLLIERHNIHASITALKWYRAKLNIQAEVEEMQEEQRSLSSMRTISVYELLKDRAVRWQVISVMVINMGMQLSGIDAIWFYTNAIFESAGISVSQVQYTTVGTGAIEVIAGLIGCFTIERVGRRALMVGGFSFMGICCAGITLSHVLQVHIAFMHYVSVTCVVGIIAGFCIGPAGVPFLMTGELFKQSHRPAAYIVGGSLNWLSNFTVGFVFPFLQMSAGAFCYLIFFGVCIGVAAYVYFIIPETKNKTFVEISQMFSSINHCRVETEQLPVTEQLSLRKVTEYGAIEKGGKEENEKFTWSTDEKLD; encoded by the exons CATTTAACCTGGTCCCTGCTAGCTGCCGCTTTCCTCTCATCCTTCGGAAGCTCTATGCTTTACGGCTACAACCTAGCCGTTGTCAACTCTCCAGCACAG TACATTAAAGAGTTCTTTAACCAAACGGCACTGAGGCGCAATgggagtggactgagcaaggATACCATCACTGTACTCTACTCTATTACAGTGTCCATCTTCGCCATTGGTGGACTGGTAGGCTCCATCACCGTGGGAATGCTGGTCACCAAATTTGGCAG GAAAGGGACTCTGGTGAAGAGTTCTATTCTCGTGTTCATAGCTGGTGGACTTATGGGCTTTAGCAGGCTAAGTGGCATTCCAGAGTTAATAATCATTGGTCGCTTTATCACAGGGATACATTCAG GAATTTCTCTTAGTGTAGTGCCCATGTTTCTTGGAGAAATTGCTCCAAAGAGCCTCCGTGGTTTTCTAGGCTTTGTACCCAGCATCTTCATCTGTGTTGGAGTTTTCATCGCTCAGATTCTGGGACTCCATGAGGTCCTTGGAAAG gaAGAGCACTGGCCactatttctttctttaattgTGATTCCAACATTTATCCAGCTAATGCTCTTGCCATGGTTTCCAGAGAGTCCTCGATATTTGCTGATTGAAAGGCATAATATTCATGCATCCATTACAg CTCTGAAGTGGTACAGAGCAAAGCTTAACATCCAGGCAGAGGTGGAGGAGATGCAGGAGGAGCAGCGCTCGCTGTCTTCAATGAGGACCATCTCTGTTTATGAGCTGCTTAAAGACCGGGCCGTGCGCTGGCAGGTCATATCCGTCATGGTCATTAATATGGGCATGCAGCTCTCCGGCATAGATGCG ATCTGGTTCTACACAAACGCCATCTTTGAGAGTGCAGGAATCTCTGTGTCACAGGTTCAGTACACAACTGTCGGAACGGGTGCCATCGAGGTCATTGCCGGACTCATCGGG TGTTTCACCATTGAACGAGTGGGTCGCAGGGCTCTGATGGTTGGTGGATTCAGCTTTATGGGCATTTGCTGTGCGGGAATTACACTTTCCcatgtgttgcag GTTCACATAGCCTTCATGCACTATGTCAGTGTGACCTGTGTGGTTGGCATTATTGCGGGATTCTGCATTGGGCCTG CCGGAGTCCCTTTTCTTATGACAGGTGAGCTGTTTAAACAGTCTCACCGACCTGCGGCGTACATCGTGGGAGGATCTCTCAACTGGTTATCCAACTTCACTGTCGGTTTTGTCTTTCCGTTCCTACAG ATGTCAGCTGGTGCTTTCTGCTACTTGATTTTCTTCGGGGTTTGCATTGGCGTGGCAGCTTATGTCTACTTCATCATCCCTGAGACAAAGAACAAAACATTTGTGGAGATTAGCCAGATGTTCTCCTCCATAAACCACTGCAGGGTTGAGACTGAGCAGCTACCTGTCACGGAGCAGCTGAGCCTCAGGAAGGTGACTGAATATGGAGCAATAGAGAAGGGTGGAAAAGAGGAGAATGAGAAATTTACATGGAGTACTGATGAGAAGTTAGACTGA